Part of the Kitasatospora sp. NBC_01266 genome, AAGAGCAGGTAGGTCAGGTCGTTCTGGTAGTTGGCCACCGCGCCCTGGAACATCAGGCCCCAGTCGGGGGTGGGCTCGACCATGCCGACACCGAGGTAGGAGAGGCCGGCCTCGGCCGCGACCATCGCCGGCAGCAGCAGGGTGACCTGCACCAGCATGGTCGTCGCCAGGTTCGGCATGAGCTCCTTGGTGATGATGCGCCAGGAGGAGGCGCCGGCGATCTTGGCCGCCTCGATGTACTCGCGCTCACGCAGGCTCAGGGCCATACCGCGCAGCAGGCGGGAGGTGGCCATCCAGCCGAGGAAGGCCTGGACGACGACGATCGCGATCACTCGGATGTGCACCGGGACGGCCTTGTCGGCCGGCACGAACATGTTCAGCACGACGGGGGTGAAGGCGATGTAGAACAGCTGGCTCGGCAGGCCGAGCAGCAGGTCGCTGAAGCGCCCGACCAGGTAGTCGAAGCGACCGCCGAGGTAGCCCTGGGCGACACCGATGCCGATGCCGAGGATGCTGGAGACGACCGTGATGAGCAGGCCGATGCCCAGCGAGGTGCGGATCCCGTAGACCAGCTTGCTGAAGATGTCGAACCCGGAGCCCGGCGTGATGCCGAACCAGTGGGTCGCGCTGATCCCGCCGTTCGCGCCGATCGGGACGCCGAAGTCGTCCAGCAGGCTCGGGTCGCGCAGGCCGTAGGGGATGTAGGGCGACTGGCCCTCGATGCCGGCGATCACCGGCGCGAGGATCGCGATCAGGATGAAGGCGATCACGATGAAGGCGCAGACCACTCCAGTGCGGTTGCGCTTGAAGCGGCTCCAGGCAATCTGGCGCGGGGTGCGCCCCAGGAGCGCAGCCGGCTTGTCGCCGCCGTCTCCTGTAGCGGACGCGACGAGGACCGGGTCGGTCTCTGTCGTGTCCTCAGTTGGCGTCGTCATGGTGCGAAAGCTCCCGCCGGTGTGGTCTGTGCAGCAGCAACGTGGAAGAAGTTGGTCGAACGGACTCTCGCAACTCGTTTATCGAACGTCAAGAGTTTCTCTGTAGCTGGACAGGCAGTTTTGGCTTCGTTCTGGAATGTCCACCAGGTTGTAGCTTTCAACTACTTGACAGCCTCTGGGCGAGACGTGCCAAAACGGACATAAAGGTACAAAGCTCGTTCATAAGTTCGTAACGAGCACTTAGCAACACCGGTATCTGGACGCACCGCCCTCATGTTTGGCGGGTCGACGCGCATAGATAAAGCTGTCCGTTTTGGGCAGATTGGGTGGATTACTCGCCGGTTTTCAGCGTCCGGTAATCGGACGGATTTGGCGGGAAGCCGCCGCTGGCGACTATTCGTCAGCCTTTAAGTACCCCCATCGGAATCCATCGCGTGAGTTGCTGCCCACGTCCGGTGTCACTTACACGCCACTGGCGAGATGTCGCCGGGAAACGCGATGGAGTCCCGGAACGAGAACGTTCCGGGACTCCACTCGGGGTATTTTTGACATGCTCACATATGGAACTTGAAAGTGCGCTCCGCGACGCTGTTCTTGTCGTAGACAGAGGCGATCGCATCGGCCACGTCCTGCGTCGTGATCGGCGCCAAAGTGCCGTCGCTGTTGCGGAACTTGAGCTTGTCGAAGGTGCTTCCGACGGCCGCGCCCAACTGGTCCAGATCCCACTTGGGACCGATGTTCCCATTGGCGTCCGGGGCCAGCGTGAGCACCTTGGCGGCGAGTGATCGGGTGAAGACGAACCGGCGAGCCCCGCTGGGGGAGAGCACCGACACATTGCCGCTGATGATGGCCTTGCCCAGGCCGTCGGCGGCCTGCTGCAGGGCCTGGGTGGAGACCTTGGGCTGAGCGGCCGTCACGGCCAGGGTGATCGGGCCGTCCGTCTTGCCGTTGGCCCGGTCCCGGTAGCTCTGCGCCACCTGGTTGACGGCCGCGTTGCCGTCCACCGCCTGGCCGGCCTGCCCGGGGACCACGGTCGGGTCGCCGCTGTCGTTGAACTGGACGTACCCCTCCCTGAGGCCCTGCGCCGAGCTCGCCGCCAGGCTGTCCAGCGCGGCCTTGAGCTTGGCCTGGTCGATGTTCACCTTGGGCGGTACCGCCTTGGTGCCACCCGCCAGCGAGCCGATCACAACCTCGGGGTTGTAGCTGTGCTTGGTCAGTCCGTCGACGGTGCCGGTGGTGTCGAAGCTCAGGCCGGCGGTGGCCGGATCCAGCGGCAGCGTCTGGCCGCCGATCTTCAGCTGTATCGGCTGCGCGCCGATCTTGCCCACGGTGCCGTCGAGCTGATGGACCGCCTGGTCGCGGCTGTCGCCGCCGATGTCGGTGCCGAGCACCGTGGTGCCCCGCGGTACGTCGGCCTGGTTGAGCATCAGACCGGTGCCGTACGCGGCGGCGCCCAGGAAGAGCACCCCGCCCGCACCGGTGACCAGCAGCTTGCGCGCCTTCGACCGCGGCTTCGGCTTGGCGGCGGCGGGCGCGGGCGGCTTCGGCGCCGCGGGGGCCGGCGCGCCCTCGGGGGCCTCGGCCGGTGCCGCGGCGCCGGAGGGGGCGCTGAGCGGCTCGGCGCCGGTCGGGGTGAGGGTGCCGGGTGCGGGCGGTGGTCCGGCCGCTGCGGTGGCGTTCGGCGCGGTGGCGGTGCCACCCTGCGGGCCGGCGGGCGCGGCGGCGTACCGACCGGCCACCGGCAGCCCAGGTATGGCCTCCTCCGGCAGTGCACCGGTGATCGGGTCGAAGCCGCCGATCTGGGTGTCCTCGGAGTCCTCGGCGTGCGGGCCGCGGCCGAACGAGCCGGGCGGGTTGACCGGCGGCTGCGGCTTGGCGAACCGACCGGGCGCGCCGGGGTTGCCGGTGGGGCGGGGGTTGGCGGTGCCGGCGAACGGGTCGGCGGGGGCGCCGTGGGCCGGGGCGGCCGGCGGCTGGGTCTCGCCGGGGGTGTACGGGGCCGCGGGGGCACCCTGGTACGCGTCGCCGGCGTAGGGGCCGGCGTTGGCGTACGGGGTGTTGTCCTGGTACGGGCCGGTACCCGGGTAGGAGTCGTTGCCGTGCGGGGCGTTGCCGTTGTACGGGCTGCTGCCGCCGTACGGCGCGTTGCCGTATGGCGCGTTGTCGTACGGGTCGTTGCTCGCGTACGGGTCGTTGCTCGCGTACGGGGTGCCGCCGGCGTACGGGTCGGCCGGCCGGGCGGCGTACGGGTCGGCCGGGTACCCGGCCTGCCCCGGTGCGCCGAACGGCGTGACCGGCGGGTCGGCCGGCCGGGGCAGCGGGGTCTGCAGGGTGCTCTCCGCCGAGAAGAGCGGGGCGGCCGGGGGTGCGGACTGCTGGTAGGCGGGTGCGGCCGGCGCGGGCTGCGCGGCCGCGGCGGTCGGGCCGCTGCTCGGCGCCGCCGTCCGCGGCGCGGCCGAACCCACCGACTCGGGGCGGCCCTTCTGCCGAGGCCGGAACCACTCGCCGGTCGACTCCGACTCGGTGACCTCCGGTGCGGCCGGCGGCGTGCGCCACTCCGCCGGCAGGTCCGGCGGCGTGGCGGTGCGTCCGCCGGCCTCCATCACCCCGAGGACGGGCGAGGCGGGCGGTGCCGAGCGGTGCCGGGGGGCACCGGCGGCCGGCGGTTCGCCGCCCTGCTCCTCGGGCTTGACGGTGCTGCGCACCACCACCGGCGGGATCGGCCGGGAGCCGGGGATGTTGATCGAGATCCGGGTGGTCAGGGTGGTCTCGGTCCTGGGGACCTCTTCGTCGACCGCCCCGGCGTGGCCGGCCTCCGGGCCGCCGGGCTGCTGCGACCGCGCGGCGGGTCCGCTGGCGAACGGGTCGAAGCCGTTGCCCAGCCCCGGGATGCCGTACGGCGGGGTGCCCGACGGATAGGCGTCGGCCCCCTCGCCCGCCCTGTGGCCGGGGGTCGCCCCCCGACGGGAGGACGGGTAGGCGCTGTCAGATTCGCGGCTGCTCAATGCTGCTCTGCTCCGGGTTCGCGGCCGGACGGCTCGTCCGACGTTGCTGCGGCACCACCATACTGGGAACACCAGGGTGGCGAACTGCTTCCCTTAGAACCCGATACGTCCGGTTCCAGAACCCGAAACGTCCGGTTCGGCACCGCCGAGCCTACGGGCCCGGCGCGCTGACTGCCCGTCGGCCTATGGCCACTCAGTCACGCTGACGCGGGATGCCGAAGGAGAACGGCGCCCGGGTCGGCAGCAGCGCGCAGACGAGCCCCGGTACCCAGCCCAGCAGCACGAACGCGTAGGCGTCCGCGTAGGAGGCGAGCACGATGTCGCCCTCGGGGCGCGGTGGCAGCATCACCAGCACGACCAGGAACCAGCCGACCAGCGGGACGCCCGCGCCGAGCTTGGTGCCGGTCAGGCGCAGGCCCCCGTAGGAGACCGCGCCGTTGGCCGCCAACGCGAGCAGCAGACCCAGCGGACTCCACAGAGCCTGCACAAAACAACCGCAGAGCGAGACCAGTGCGCCGAGCACCAGCAGCCCCGCGTAGCTCAGCAGGCGGACCCACTTCGGGGGCAGCGGCTCGGCCAGCCGCTGTGCACGAGTGCCGAGCAGCTGCTGCAGCGGGTTGCTCATCGGGTCTCGGCTCCGGCTTCCTCGGTGCCGGGCAGTCCGGCGAACAGGTCGGTCAGCGGTCGTGCGGGGCCGGCCTCGCCCTGGGCCAGCTGGTAGTACTCGGCGGCCATCAGGGGCTGCCAGCGGTCGTTGCTCAGCGCGAAGAAGGTGCCGTCCACGGTGATCTGGGTGGCGTGCGCGCGCATCGCTGCGGCCTTGCGGTCGGCGTACGCCGCGCCGTCCAGCACGGCGTCGATCAGCTCGTCCCCGACCACGCCCGGCACGTCCCCGGGATCGGCGGCCAGCGGGAAGCGTTCGGCGGTCGAGCGCAGTGCGGGCAGCAGCACCGAGCTGGGCATCCGGTTCCAGAAGGTCCTGACGATCCGCCAGGCCGGGCCCAGCTCGGGGCGGAACGCGGGCTCGGCGGCGAGTTCGGCGGCGCGGGTCGCGACCCGGTGCGCCTGGATGTGGTCCGGGTGCCCGTAGCCGCCGCGCTCGTCGTAGGTGATCAGCACCTGCGGGCGGACCTCGCGGATCACGGCGACCAGGTGGCCGGCCGCCTCGTCGACCCCGGCCTGCCAGAAGCAGTCGGGGTGCTCGTTGTCGGCCACGCCCATCATGCCGGAGTCCCGGTACCGGCCGGGGCCGCCCAGGAAGCGGACGTCGGACACGCCGACCTCCCGCATCGCGGCGGTCAGCTCGCCGATCCGGTGCTCGCCCAGGGTGTCCTGCCGGTCCGCCGCCAGGTGGGCGAGGCCGGGCGGGATCACTTCGCCGCCCTCGCCGAGGGTGCAGGTCACCAGGGTCACCTGGGCGCCCTCGGTGGCGTAGCGGGCCATGGTGGCGCCGTTGCCGATCGACTCGTCGTCGGGATGGGCGTGCACCAGCAGCAGGCGGCGAGCGGCAGCGGCGGTCATGGGGAGCAGCCTAACCACCGCTGTCGCAGGGACCGGCGCCGCCGTCAGAGCTTCAGGTCATTGAGCATCCCGGCCAGGTTGCTGGTCACCTGCTGGATCGAGGGGGCGATCGAGCTGGAGGCGAGGTAGAAGCCCAGCAGCGCGCAGACGATCGCGTGGCCCAGCTTGAGGCCGGAGCGGCGGATCAAGACCACCACGATCACCAGCATCAGCATGGCCGCGGAGATGGACAGAGCCATGACGGCTCACACCCCTTCCCGGGTGTGCCGCCCTGGGCGGGCGGCGGCTCGGACTGTGCGGGACAGCGGTGAACCGGACATCGATCATCCGGATCACTGAACAAGGAATACCCGATCAGTGACCTCGGTATTACTTTCCGTGAAGCCGTG contains:
- a CDS encoding peptidoglycan binding domain-containing protein, with the translated sequence MSSRESDSAYPSSRRGATPGHRAGEGADAYPSGTPPYGIPGLGNGFDPFASGPAARSQQPGGPEAGHAGAVDEEVPRTETTLTTRISINIPGSRPIPPVVVRSTVKPEEQGGEPPAAGAPRHRSAPPASPVLGVMEAGGRTATPPDLPAEWRTPPAAPEVTESESTGEWFRPRQKGRPESVGSAAPRTAAPSSGPTAAAAQPAPAAPAYQQSAPPAAPLFSAESTLQTPLPRPADPPVTPFGAPGQAGYPADPYAARPADPYAGGTPYASNDPYASNDPYDNAPYGNAPYGGSSPYNGNAPHGNDSYPGTGPYQDNTPYANAGPYAGDAYQGAPAAPYTPGETQPPAAPAHGAPADPFAGTANPRPTGNPGAPGRFAKPQPPVNPPGSFGRGPHAEDSEDTQIGGFDPITGALPEEAIPGLPVAGRYAAAPAGPQGGTATAPNATAAAGPPPAPGTLTPTGAEPLSAPSGAAAPAEAPEGAPAPAAPKPPAPAAAKPKPRSKARKLLVTGAGGVLFLGAAAYGTGLMLNQADVPRGTTVLGTDIGGDSRDQAVHQLDGTVGKIGAQPIQLKIGGQTLPLDPATAGLSFDTTGTVDGLTKHSYNPEVVIGSLAGGTKAVPPKVNIDQAKLKAALDSLAASSAQGLREGYVQFNDSGDPTVVPGQAGQAVDGNAAVNQVAQSYRDRANGKTDGPITLAVTAAQPKVSTQALQQAADGLGKAIISGNVSVLSPSGARRFVFTRSLAAKVLTLAPDANGNIGPKWDLDQLGAAVGSTFDKLKFRNSDGTLAPITTQDVADAIASVYDKNSVAERTFKFHM
- the mshB gene encoding N-acetyl-1-D-myo-inositol-2-amino-2-deoxy-alpha-D-glucopyranoside deacetylase; translation: MTAAAARRLLLVHAHPDDESIGNGATMARYATEGAQVTLVTCTLGEGGEVIPPGLAHLAADRQDTLGEHRIGELTAAMREVGVSDVRFLGGPGRYRDSGMMGVADNEHPDCFWQAGVDEAAGHLVAVIREVRPQVLITYDERGGYGHPDHIQAHRVATRAAELAAEPAFRPELGPAWRIVRTFWNRMPSSVLLPALRSTAERFPLAADPGDVPGVVGDELIDAVLDGAAYADRKAAAMRAHATQITVDGTFFALSNDRWQPLMAAEYYQLAQGEAGPARPLTDLFAGLPGTEEAGAETR
- a CDS encoding DUF6113 family protein; the encoded protein is MSNPLQQLLGTRAQRLAEPLPPKWVRLLSYAGLLVLGALVSLCGCFVQALWSPLGLLLALAANGAVSYGGLRLTGTKLGAGVPLVGWFLVVLVMLPPRPEGDIVLASYADAYAFVLLGWVPGLVCALLPTRAPFSFGIPRQRD
- a CDS encoding DUF2304 domain-containing protein, producing MALSISAAMLMLVIVVVLIRRSGLKLGHAIVCALLGFYLASSSIAPSIQQVTSNLAGMLNDLKL
- a CDS encoding ABC transporter permease — protein: MTTPTEDTTETDPVLVASATGDGGDKPAALLGRTPRQIAWSRFKRNRTGVVCAFIVIAFILIAILAPVIAGIEGQSPYIPYGLRDPSLLDDFGVPIGANGGISATHWFGITPGSGFDIFSKLVYGIRTSLGIGLLITVVSSILGIGIGVAQGYLGGRFDYLVGRFSDLLLGLPSQLFYIAFTPVVLNMFVPADKAVPVHIRVIAIVVVQAFLGWMATSRLLRGMALSLREREYIEAAKIAGASSWRIITKELMPNLATTMLVQVTLLLPAMVAAEAGLSYLGVGMVEPTPDWGLMFQGAVANYQNDLTYLLFPGLSLTIFTVAFSLFGDAVRDALDPKTIR